Proteins from a genomic interval of Nautilia sp. PV-1:
- a CDS encoding metal ABC transporter permease — translation MWDLISNSVYAGALLSIAIGIIGSLIVINKATAITGSIAHGSFGGIGIGIFLGVNILLSTTLFTLLLAFILSFIAIYYRHRLDSLIGVIWAIGMSIGIIFLNLTPGYNADALSYLFGNILLIENKDLIIMSAIDVLLIVSVIFLYNRFLAMSYDMEFLKVRGVNANILYTYFLILTSLTVVMSVKSIGIILILALFTIPPLIAEKFTKKFYQMIILSSILSAVFITAGIIISYFYDLAPTPIIVILAAAGLFLSMFRKR, via the coding sequence GTGTGGGATTTAATATCTAATTCGGTATATGCCGGAGCGCTTTTAAGCATAGCGATAGGAATTATCGGAAGTCTGATAGTTATAAACAAAGCCACAGCCATTACCGGAAGTATCGCACACGGAAGTTTCGGAGGAATAGGTATAGGCATTTTTCTTGGAGTCAATATACTGCTTTCAACAACACTCTTTACTCTGCTTCTTGCTTTTATACTGTCATTCATAGCAATATACTACCGTCACAGGCTCGATAGTCTTATAGGTGTTATATGGGCGATAGGAATGAGTATAGGTATTATTTTCCTAAATTTAACACCTGGATACAATGCCGACGCTCTAAGCTATCTGTTTGGAAACATTCTTCTTATTGAAAACAAAGACTTGATAATTATGTCAGCAATAGACGTTTTACTGATTGTATCCGTAATTTTTCTCTATAACAGATTTCTTGCAATGAGCTACGATATGGAATTTTTAAAGGTAAGAGGCGTTAACGCTAATATTTTATATACTTATTTTTTAATTTTAACGTCTCTGACCGTCGTTATGAGCGTTAAATCTATAGGTATTATTTTAATTCTGGCCCTTTTTACCATACCTCCTTTAATAGCGGAAAAATTTACCAAAAAATTCTATCAGATGATAATTTTAAGCTCCATCCTTTCCGCGGTATTTATAACAGCGGGTATTATTATCAGCTATTTTTACGATTTGGCACCGACACCGATTATCGTTATACTTGCTGCCGCGGGACTTTTTTTGAGTATGTTTAGGAAAAGGTAA
- a CDS encoding DUF6364 family protein — MNAKITLYSDKELIEKIKKYAKKKNTSVSAIVNEFFKSLLEKNQSAPITDSLAGILKDVKIEDYKKHLEEKYL, encoded by the coding sequence ATGAATGCAAAAATTACTCTTTACAGTGATAAAGAACTTATTGAAAAAATAAAAAAATATGCAAAAAAGAAAAATACGAGTGTATCAGCAATAGTTAATGAATTTTTTAAATCACTACTTGAAAAAAATCAATCCGCTCCTATTACCGATTCTTTGGCAGGAATTTTAAAAGATGTAAAAATTGAAGATTATAAAAAACATTTGGAAGAAAAATATTTATGA
- a CDS encoding Fur family transcriptional regulator, whose product MNCQNIENLKKTELKIALLLEEKHLLSAKELQDFLDVDKATIYRNLKHLLKKNTIREIKNSEGIGYYELNCKIHNPIHPHFECRICKKIFCLKPFNAEDILSLSNYSEYDIEEIEVIFKGICDECKEVKNEK is encoded by the coding sequence ATGAATTGTCAAAACATAGAAAATCTTAAAAAAACGGAACTTAAAATAGCTTTATTGTTAGAAGAAAAACATCTGCTTAGTGCAAAAGAGTTGCAGGATTTTCTTGACGTAGACAAAGCAACCATATACAGAAACTTAAAACATCTGCTTAAAAAAAACACCATAAGGGAAATAAAAAACAGTGAAGGTATAGGTTATTACGAACTGAACTGTAAAATCCACAATCCAATCCATCCCCACTTTGAATGCAGAATATGCAAGAAAATATTTTGTCTTAAACCTTTTAACGCCGAAGATATTTTAAGTCTTTCCAATTACAGCGAATACGATATTGAAGAGATAGAAGTTATTTTTAAAGGAATATGCGATGAATGCAAAGAAGTTAAAAATGAAAAGTGA
- the tatB gene encoding Sec-independent protein translocase protein TatB, which produces MPDLGFNEILFIAIIAVIVLGPDKLPEAMVQVGRFVGKLKKMWRDATADIRRELELEEMKEEMEKYKKQLQDLQKKVDSDVGAINQGLTSLDDLTAMGKKKDYSDMLK; this is translated from the coding sequence ATGCCTGATTTAGGATTTAACGAAATTTTATTTATAGCCATAATTGCGGTTATTGTTCTAGGTCCTGACAAACTGCCGGAAGCAATGGTTCAAGTAGGAAGATTCGTCGGAAAACTTAAAAAAATGTGGAGAGACGCAACTGCTGATATCAGAAGAGAACTTGAACTTGAGGAAATGAAAGAAGAAATGGAAAAATATAAAAAACAGCTTCAAGATTTACAAAAAAAAGTAGACAGTGACGTGGGAGCTATCAATCAGGGACTGACAAGCTTAGATGATTTAACCGCAATGGGAAAAAAGAAAGATTATTCGGATATGCTTAAATAA
- a CDS encoding metal ABC transporter ATP-binding protein: MNALDVKNLYFQYDKETVLENINFSLKDKEFMAIIGPNGGGKTTLLKLILGFLKPTKGEIFIYGKKPEKVKEIIGYVPQHTNFSLDIPITVFDIVLQGRLKKGKFFYNKKDKEKAMKTLQTLKIEHFADRKIKDLSGGQRQKVLIARALVSEPEIIIMDEPTSAIDPAGQQEILDLIESLDITRIVVSHDIKILLRKVDKIAFINKKAVIHEGPKLNIPKDKHFCEVELIEFLKEESCGI; encoded by the coding sequence ATGAATGCACTGGACGTAAAAAACCTTTATTTTCAATATGATAAAGAAACGGTGCTGGAAAATATAAATTTTTCTCTTAAAGATAAAGAGTTTATGGCAATCATAGGTCCTAACGGCGGAGGGAAAACCACTCTTTTAAAACTGATCTTAGGTTTTTTAAAACCGACAAAAGGCGAAATTTTCATATACGGAAAAAAACCTGAAAAAGTAAAAGAAATAATCGGATATGTACCTCAGCATACAAATTTTTCACTTGATATTCCTATTACGGTTTTTGACATAGTTTTGCAGGGAAGACTGAAAAAAGGAAAATTTTTTTACAATAAAAAAGATAAAGAAAAAGCGATGAAAACTTTACAAACCCTTAAAATAGAACATTTTGCCGACAGAAAAATAAAAGACCTTTCAGGGGGACAAAGACAAAAAGTTTTAATAGCAAGAGCGCTTGTAAGCGAACCTGAAATAATAATCATGGATGAACCGACAAGCGCAATCGACCCTGCGGGACAGCAGGAAATACTCGATTTAATAGAAAGTCTTGATATTACAAGAATTGTTGTCAGTCACGATATAAAAATACTTCTCAGAAAAGTGGACAAAATCGCCTTTATAAATAAAAAAGCGGTAATTCACGAGGGGCCTAAACTAAATATTCCTAAAGACAAACATTTCTGTGAAGTTGAACTTATAGAATTTTTAAAGGAAGAATCGTGTGGGATTTAA
- a CDS encoding RluA family pseudouridine synthase, which yields MGFIVKEFLINDEKILDFLVKKLGFNVREAKRAIDRGRVSVNDKRVTKKSARASGKLKCIVFEPNGYGLKPIFETAHFAIFDKPSGVAIHPKKLANTKSLLDDVRALWGNDANLVHRLDKETSGLVMASKNKFSESVLKKSFQDKEIQKKYLALINGHLNKEITIKKPIAVNKDENIKVKVMIHPEGKESITIIKPIKKIGNKTLVECIPLTGRQHQIRVHLYSIGHPIVGDPLYGVDNDFADRYLNKLITKEERIVKTGAERLMLHAYYLEFMFMNNKYVITSRSFEKELSEN from the coding sequence ATGGGTTTTATTGTTAAAGAGTTTTTAATAAATGATGAAAAAATTCTTGATTTTTTAGTTAAAAAACTCGGATTTAATGTCAGAGAAGCCAAAAGAGCCATTGACAGAGGAAGAGTTTCCGTCAATGATAAAAGAGTTACGAAAAAAAGCGCCCGAGCAAGCGGCAAATTAAAATGCATTGTTTTTGAGCCCAACGGATACGGACTAAAACCTATATTTGAAACAGCCCATTTTGCAATATTCGACAAACCAAGCGGCGTAGCAATACATCCTAAAAAACTTGCCAATACAAAAAGCCTGCTTGATGATGTAAGAGCGTTGTGGGGTAATGATGCAAACCTGGTCCATCGTTTGGATAAAGAGACTAGCGGACTCGTCATGGCCAGTAAAAATAAATTCAGCGAAAGCGTATTAAAAAAATCTTTCCAAGACAAAGAAATACAAAAAAAATATCTTGCTTTAATAAACGGTCATTTAAACAAAGAAATAACCATTAAAAAACCTATAGCCGTAAACAAAGATGAAAATATAAAAGTAAAAGTTATGATTCATCCTGAAGGAAAAGAATCAATAACAATAATAAAACCTATAAAAAAAATTGGAAACAAAACTCTCGTAGAATGCATTCCCTTAACGGGCAGACAGCATCAGATAAGAGTTCATCTGTACAGTATAGGACATCCGATAGTAGGAGACCCTCTATACGGAGTAGACAATGATTTTGCCGACAGATATCTAAATAAACTTATTACCAAAGAAGAAAGAATTGTAAAAACCGGAGCCGAACGATTAATGCTTCATGCATATTATCTTGAATTTATGTTTATGAATAACAAATACGTAATTACAAGCAGATCTTTTGAAAAAGAATTAAGCGAAAATTAA
- a CDS encoding protein-L-isoaspartate(D-aspartate) O-methyltransferase, with amino-acid sequence MSKILADKIADYVELGPKEYKAFCEIDRKYFVPAGFERKAYDITPLPLADDSTISSPLTIAKMTSYLELDSVDSVLEIGCGSGYQAAILSKIVRRVFTIDRICRLVVVAKERFKKLNLYNINVKCDDGRFGWRAYAPFDRILLSAYIEDMEKDLLEQVKDDGFILAPVKIGNEQVITRFYKNGKKEMLEACEFVPVKKGVVK; translated from the coding sequence ATGAGTAAAATATTAGCGGATAAAATAGCGGACTATGTGGAACTTGGGCCCAAGGAATATAAGGCGTTTTGTGAAATAGACAGAAAATATTTCGTTCCGGCCGGGTTTGAAAGAAAAGCATATGATATTACTCCGCTTCCGCTTGCCGATGATTCTACAATCAGCTCACCCCTTACGATTGCCAAAATGACGTCATATCTTGAACTTGATAGTGTGGACAGTGTACTTGAAATAGGATGCGGCAGTGGTTACCAGGCTGCAATTCTCAGTAAAATTGTAAGAAGGGTGTTTACGATTGACAGAATCTGCAGACTTGTTGTGGTTGCAAAAGAGAGATTTAAAAAATTGAATTTGTATAATATTAATGTTAAATGTGATGACGGAAGATTTGGTTGGAGAGCATACGCTCCGTTTGACAGGATTTTGTTATCGGCATATATAGAAGATATGGAAAAAGATCTGTTAGAGCAGGTAAAAGATGACGGATTTATTCTCGCTCCTGTAAAAATAGGAAACGAACAGGTTATTACAAGATTTTATAAAAATGGAAAAAAAGAAATGCTTGAAGCGTGTGAATTCGTCCCGGTTAAAAAAGGTGTGGTGAAATAG
- a CDS encoding carbon-nitrogen hydrolase family protein yields MKNEQLKVELINFKTSKDYEYNLKLVVETVENSPADFLLFPEVCLTGFDYEKWDEVNQFGEYALKELSKLNKPFALTLIYNNKNYFCLFDRGLKYERAKYNLFGDENRYFEIGSKPEIFEFRDLKCASLVCFELRFLEYWQSFRGVDIIFVPARWGKERIEHFKTLNKALSLSTQSQIISVNSANEYAWGCSFDAWGEGVEVSSERGIAFIDLDKNIKIRKKLNIGIS; encoded by the coding sequence ATGAAAAATGAACAGTTAAAAGTTGAATTAATTAATTTTAAAACTTCAAAAGATTATGAGTATAATCTAAAGCTGGTGGTTGAAACAGTAGAAAATTCACCTGCCGATTTTCTTCTTTTCCCTGAAGTTTGTTTAACAGGTTTCGATTATGAAAAATGGGATGAGGTTAACCAATTTGGTGAATATGCTTTAAAAGAGCTTTCAAAATTAAACAAACCTTTTGCGCTTACATTAATATATAATAATAAAAATTATTTTTGTTTATTTGATAGAGGCCTTAAATATGAGAGGGCTAAATATAATCTGTTTGGTGATGAAAACAGATATTTTGAAATTGGAAGCAAGCCTGAAATTTTTGAATTTAGAGATTTAAAATGTGCAAGTCTTGTCTGCTTTGAGCTTAGGTTCCTTGAATACTGGCAAAGTTTCAGAGGTGTGGATATTATATTTGTACCCGCAAGATGGGGAAAAGAGAGGATTGAGCATTTTAAAACTCTAAATAAAGCTCTTTCACTTTCTACTCAGTCTCAGATAATATCCGTAAACAGTGCAAACGAATATGCCTGGGGGTGCAGTTTTGATGCGTGGGGCGAGGGTGTTGAGGTTAGCAGTGAGAGAGGCATTGCATTTATTGATTTAGATAAAAACATAAAAATCAGAAAAAAACTAAATATAGGAATATCATGA
- a CDS encoding agmatine deiminase family protein gives MDYLIPEWEKQEFVQLVFPHKNTDWACCLEKAINTFTEIAYAIARYEKVLICYEDENTVSHLKHKNFIFKKVKNNDTWARDFGAISVKTDNEVKLLDFKFNGWGLKFPANFDNQISRQIFNIHKSYNFVLEGGSIDTNGKTLLTTSKCLLEANRNYPLSKEEIETFLKKELFVNEIIWLNHGFLEGDDTDSHIDTLARFANENTILYCKCEDKNDIHYVELTKMEKELKKTGFNLIPLPLPEPKIWDNHRLPATYVNFLIINNAILLPVYEDKNDKYVYDMFCEIFPQREILPINANTLIKQHGSIHCITKEYFSDTLK, from the coding sequence ATGGATTATTTGATTCCAGAATGGGAAAAACAGGAATTTGTCCAGCTGGTTTTTCCACACAAAAACACCGACTGGGCGTGTTGTTTGGAAAAGGCGATAAATACGTTCACCGAAATAGCTTATGCCATCGCTAGGTATGAAAAAGTTCTTATCTGTTATGAAGACGAAAATACTGTTTCACATTTAAAACATAAAAATTTTATTTTTAAAAAAGTAAAAAACAACGATACCTGGGCAAGAGACTTTGGAGCCATAAGTGTAAAAACCGATAATGAAGTTAAACTTCTGGATTTCAAATTCAACGGATGGGGATTAAAATTTCCGGCAAATTTTGACAATCAAATATCCCGGCAAATTTTCAATATTCACAAAAGCTACAATTTTGTACTTGAAGGCGGAAGCATAGATACAAACGGCAAAACGCTTCTTACAACTTCTAAGTGTCTTTTAGAAGCGAACAGAAACTATCCGTTATCAAAAGAAGAAATAGAAACCTTTTTAAAAAAAGAACTTTTTGTAAATGAAATTATCTGGCTAAACCACGGTTTTTTGGAAGGTGACGATACCGATTCGCATATAGACACTCTGGCAAGATTTGCAAATGAAAACACTATTCTTTACTGCAAATGTGAAGATAAAAACGATATTCATTATGTAGAACTTACAAAAATGGAAAAAGAACTTAAAAAAACCGGCTTTAACCTAATTCCTCTACCGCTTCCCGAGCCGAAAATATGGGATAATCACCGACTGCCTGCAACTTATGTCAACTTTTTAATAATAAACAATGCGATTCTACTGCCCGTATATGAAGACAAAAACGACAAATACGTTTACGATATGTTTTGCGAAATATTTCCACAGAGGGAAATCCTCCCTATAAACGCAAACACACTTATAAAACAGCACGGCTCAATTCATTGTATAACAAAAGAGTATTTTTCAGACACTTTGAAATAG
- a CDS encoding rhodanese-like domain-containing protein: MKKLLLAGLLSVGVLFAYNPLNGVKAQKAEAVKVVGNHFITVKTLKNWMKNNKNFEIVDVREPAEWNAGQIDYIETINLPRGVLYAGVKKGRLKPNKTYVFVCRTGHRALLAAATLYKWYDFKNVYVLKGGIKAWIKSGGLVTNAMHLGPVKIQLQK; this comes from the coding sequence ATGAAAAAATTATTATTGGCAGGATTATTAAGTGTAGGTGTATTATTTGCATATAATCCTTTAAACGGAGTAAAAGCCCAAAAAGCTGAAGCTGTTAAAGTTGTAGGAAATCATTTTATTACGGTAAAAACACTTAAAAACTGGATGAAAAACAATAAAAATTTTGAAATAGTGGATGTAAGAGAACCTGCCGAGTGGAATGCGGGACAGATTGATTATATTGAAACTATAAATTTGCCAAGAGGAGTATTATACGCAGGTGTTAAAAAAGGAAGGTTAAAGCCTAATAAAACATACGTATTTGTGTGTAGAACAGGGCACAGAGCTTTATTGGCGGCAGCAACACTGTATAAATGGTATGATTTTAAAAACGTATATGTTTTAAAAGGCGGAATCAAAGCATGGATTAAAAGCGGAGGATTAGTAACTAACGCAATGCATTTGGGGCCTGTAAAAATTCAACTTCAAAAATAA
- a CDS encoding TrmH family RNA methyltransferase, whose amino-acid sequence MDYVFSSHNLSAIVRTCDAVNVGKLYYRHQRKVRLNNEITMGAHKWIFHEYVEDIEEFYKSIKKEGYQVVVTLLDEETVDFREVDYTKPTLIVLGNEVDGASDISIKYADKKVIIPMYGMSQSLNVSVANAVILYEAQRQRAAKGMYDTPSLPQELIEKTLKKWAYDDIIEKELRRVRHKPKN is encoded by the coding sequence ATGGATTATGTATTCTCATCACATAACCTCTCGGCAATCGTCAGAACATGCGATGCCGTAAATGTAGGAAAGCTTTACTACAGACATCAGAGAAAAGTTAGACTTAACAACGAAATAACAATGGGTGCGCATAAATGGATATTTCACGAATATGTTGAAGATATTGAGGAATTTTATAAAAGCATTAAAAAAGAAGGCTATCAGGTGGTAGTAACGCTGCTTGATGAGGAAACGGTCGATTTCAGGGAAGTTGATTATACAAAACCGACCTTAATAGTATTAGGCAACGAAGTGGACGGTGCAAGCGACATAAGTATAAAATACGCAGATAAAAAAGTAATAATCCCGATGTACGGAATGAGCCAGAGTCTTAACGTATCCGTAGCAAATGCGGTCATTTTGTATGAAGCTCAACGCCAAAGAGCCGCAAAAGGCATGTATGACACTCCTTCACTGCCTCAGGAACTGATTGAAAAAACCCTTAAAAAATGGGCATATGACGATATTATAGAAAAAGAGCTGAGAAGAGTAAGACACAAACCCAAAAATTAA
- the purB gene encoding adenylosuccinate lyase: MVERYAREEMKKLWDMNAKYKAWLDVEIAAVKAWNKLGLIPDEDARKIEQNAKFDIKRIDEIERETKHDVIAFLTSVAESLGEESRWVHYGMTSSDTIDTAVALQMRDSLKIIIDDVKMVMESIKKRAMEHKYTLMVGRSHGIHGEPITFGLVLSIWYDEMKRHLKNLEETLEVISVGKISGAMGNFAHAPIELEELTCEFLGLKPAPISNQVIQRDRYARLASTLGLIASTVEKIAVNIRHFQRTEVYEAEEFFSKGQKGSSAMPHKRNPVLSENITGLARVIRAYVNPAMENVALWHERDISHSSVERFWLPDAFITADFMLHRLNNIIANLVVYPENMMKNLNLTGGLVFSQRVLLELPKKGVSREDAYKIVQRNAMKVWEEIQKGHAPLNEKGESLFLEYLLKDEDLKKYLNEEEIRGLFDYNYYTRNVDRIYKRVYGE; this comes from the coding sequence ATGGTTGAAAGATATGCTAGGGAAGAAATGAAAAAACTTTGGGATATGAATGCAAAATATAAAGCATGGCTTGATGTAGAAATAGCGGCTGTTAAAGCATGGAACAAACTTGGGCTTATTCCTGACGAAGATGCCAGAAAAATAGAGCAAAACGCAAAATTTGACATTAAAAGAATCGATGAAATCGAAAGAGAAACAAAACACGACGTTATAGCGTTTTTAACAAGCGTAGCTGAAAGTTTGGGCGAAGAGAGCAGATGGGTTCACTACGGTATGACTTCAAGCGACACTATCGATACCGCAGTAGCGCTTCAGATGAGAGACTCACTTAAAATCATTATCGATGATGTTAAAATGGTAATGGAATCAATCAAAAAAAGAGCCATGGAGCATAAATATACGCTTATGGTCGGAAGAAGCCACGGTATTCACGGTGAACCTATTACATTCGGACTTGTTTTGTCAATCTGGTACGATGAAATGAAAAGACATCTTAAAAACCTTGAAGAAACGCTAGAGGTAATCAGTGTAGGTAAAATAAGCGGTGCTATGGGTAATTTCGCTCATGCTCCAATTGAACTTGAAGAACTTACATGTGAATTTTTGGGACTAAAACCCGCACCTATTTCAAACCAGGTAATTCAAAGAGACAGATACGCAAGACTGGCTTCTACTTTGGGTCTTATTGCTTCAACCGTCGAAAAAATCGCCGTTAATATCAGACATTTTCAAAGAACGGAAGTATATGAAGCGGAAGAGTTTTTCTCTAAAGGTCAAAAAGGTTCGTCTGCTATGCCACATAAAAGAAACCCGGTCCTTAGTGAAAATATCACTGGACTAGCTAGAGTTATAAGAGCATATGTTAATCCTGCTATGGAAAATGTGGCTTTATGGCATGAAAGGGATATTTCTCACAGTTCTGTTGAAAGATTTTGGCTTCCGGATGCTTTTATTACGGCTGACTTTATGCTTCACAGATTAAATAACATTATTGCAAATCTGGTTGTTTATCCTGAAAATATGATGAAAAATCTAAATCTTACGGGAGGATTAGTGTTTTCTCAAAGAGTTTTACTTGAACTTCCTAAAAAAGGCGTAAGCAGAGAAGACGCATACAAAATCGTTCAAAGAAACGCTATGAAAGTTTGGGAAGAGATTCAAAAAGGCCATGCGCCGTTAAATGAAAAAGGCGAAAGTCTTTTCTTAGAATATCTGCTTAAAGACGAAGATTTGAAAAAATATTTAAATGAAGAAGAAATCAGAGGACTTTTCGATTACAATTATTACACTAGAAATGTAGATAGAATTTATAAAAGAGTTTACGGGGAATAA
- a CDS encoding metal ABC transporter solute-binding protein, Zn/Mn family, whose protein sequence is MNAKKLKMKSEKLKTLLIMFFMTPLFALNISVTILPQKGVVKAIGGDKVSVNVMVPPGNSPATYSPNFKQLKELKKSDIYFTVGVPFDKKYISKIKEINPQIEIIDFGKYLKKDSNPHIWLSPALLQLESKAVLDTLLKHDPKNKDFYLKNYETYISKLAKLETKGFNNIHQKAFITFHPSFHYFAKDFMIKEIAIQKEGKSPSFAYLAKIIKLAKEDRVKTVIISPEFPTKYAKIVASKIGAEVVVISPLNEKPSVTINRLIEVLK, encoded by the coding sequence ATGAATGCAAAGAAGTTAAAAATGAAAAGTGAAAAGTTAAAAACATTATTAATTATGTTTTTTATGACACCGCTTTTTGCGTTGAATATAAGTGTTACGATACTGCCTCAAAAAGGCGTTGTTAAGGCAATAGGAGGAGACAAGGTAAGCGTAAACGTAATGGTTCCTCCGGGAAATTCGCCGGCAACTTATTCTCCCAACTTCAAACAGCTCAAAGAACTAAAAAAATCAGATATCTATTTTACTGTTGGAGTGCCGTTTGATAAAAAATATATTTCAAAAATTAAAGAAATAAATCCGCAAATCGAAATTATCGATTTCGGAAAATATCTTAAAAAAGACTCCAATCCCCACATTTGGCTGAGCCCGGCACTGCTGCAGCTTGAATCAAAAGCAGTTTTAGACACTTTATTAAAACATGATCCTAAAAATAAAGACTTCTATCTGAAAAATTATGAAACATATATCAGCAAGCTTGCAAAACTTGAAACCAAAGGCTTTAACAATATTCATCAAAAAGCATTTATTACCTTTCATCCTTCATTTCACTATTTTGCAAAAGATTTTATGATCAAGGAAATTGCCATTCAAAAAGAAGGCAAAAGCCCAAGCTTCGCATATTTAGCAAAAATTATAAAACTGGCAAAAGAAGACCGTGTGAAAACTGTGATAATTTCACCTGAATTCCCGACTAAATACGCAAAAATCGTTGCTTCTAAAATTGGCGCCGAAGTTGTTGTGATTTCTCCGTTAAATGAAAAACCTTCGGTTACAATAAATCGGCTTATAGAGGTTTTGAAATGA
- a CDS encoding AraC family transcriptional regulator → MIEFKNKLTYIENKNQNTEFKPHFHQTYSFALITNGECEVMFNSKKITYKKNDFRIINPYEVHYVTKGIWEYKSIVLDTDTVNEITYEIANKKNLIFENKINSKELNGYFIKMYNNQEESIYFFFEKLLIYSRQTIHLPEKKLQSSLEYINSRFTDKIILEDLAALENLSKYHFLRLFKNQTGLTPHQYIIIKRLNYAIELMKKEKNLSIVATLAGFSDQSHFIKEFKKVFGFTPKH, encoded by the coding sequence ATGATTGAATTTAAAAACAAACTTACCTATATTGAAAATAAAAATCAAAATACCGAATTTAAACCCCATTTTCATCAGACATATTCATTTGCACTGATAACAAACGGGGAATGTGAAGTCATGTTTAACAGTAAAAAAATTACTTATAAAAAAAACGATTTTAGAATTATCAATCCTTATGAAGTCCATTATGTAACAAAAGGAATATGGGAATATAAAAGTATCGTTTTAGATACGGATACAGTTAATGAAATCACCTATGAAATAGCCAATAAAAAAAATTTAATTTTCGAAAATAAAATAAATTCCAAAGAACTTAACGGTTATTTTATAAAAATGTACAACAATCAGGAAGAATCCATCTATTTTTTCTTTGAAAAACTGCTTATTTACAGCAGACAGACAATTCATCTTCCGGAAAAAAAACTGCAATCCTCTTTGGAATACATAAACAGCCGTTTTACAGATAAAATTATCCTAGAAGATCTCGCGGCTTTAGAAAATTTAAGTAAATACCATTTTTTAAGACTTTTTAAAAACCAAACGGGACTTACACCCCATCAATATATAATAATCAAAAGATTAAATTACGCGATAGAGCTTATGAAAAAAGAAAAAAACCTGTCTATCGTGGCAACACTTGCGGGTTTTAGCGATCAAAGCCATTTTATAAAAGAATTTAAAAAAGTATTCGGTTTTACACCTAAACACTGA
- a CDS encoding PIN domain-containing protein — MKILLDINVVLDFFLQREPFFEEMYKIFSAVENKKIEGFLCASSINTIHYLTSKSLNKKTADEIVYKLLKLFEIAEVNKAVLLEALNSSFNDFEDSIVYSSAYMKGIDYIVTRDKKGFKTSKVKILTPAEMTAKL; from the coding sequence ATGAAAATATTACTTGATATAAATGTCGTTCTCGATTTCTTCTTACAAAGAGAGCCGTTTTTTGAAGAAATGTATAAAATTTTCAGTGCAGTTGAAAATAAAAAGATTGAAGGTTTTTTATGTGCTTCAAGTATAAATACAATACATTATTTAACTTCAAAGTCTCTTAATAAAAAAACGGCGGATGAAATAGTATATAAACTTTTAAAACTGTTTGAAATAGCCGAGGTTAACAAAGCGGTTTTGCTTGAAGCGCTAAATAGCAGTTTTAACGATTTTGAAGACAGCATTGTTTATTCAAGCGCATATATGAAAGGTATAGATTATATAGTTACAAGAGATAAAAAAGGCTTTAAAACATCAAAAGTGAAAATTCTGACTCCTGCCGAAATGACTGCTAAACTTTAG
- a CDS encoding lipoprotein produces MKKILFGICVLFFITGCSSKQEVNKANSIQMQKQDANKAWKELDTQ; encoded by the coding sequence ATGAAAAAAATTTTATTTGGTATCTGTGTTCTTTTTTTTATTACGGGATGCAGTTCCAAGCAGGAAGTAAATAAAGCCAATTCCATACAAATGCAAAAACAGGATGCAAATAAAGCATGGAAAGAGCTGGACACTCAATAA